A window of the Lactobacillus amylovorus DSM 20531 genome harbors these coding sequences:
- a CDS encoding LacI family DNA-binding transcriptional regulator → MAAKLSDVAKEAGCSVTTVSRVINNHGYLSQKTKDKVFAAMRKLNYQPNSVARSLQGKRMNLVGLIFPGIINPFFAELVQNIEEELFKKGYKVIMCNASRDKEKEHEYLRMLQANQVDGIIAGAHNLGIEEYKQLGLPIVSFDRKLSDNVPIVSCDNYQGIKLAMHDLIQAGCKKIYFLGNEHKKGNPTDERLDTYLDEVKKHDLKPHIRSVAFSDSSNIKNMQIHDMLVENHPDGVVCTDDLTAILVLQEAKKLGIKVPKELKVIGFDGTKLIQTYHSELTTIAQPIHDIATLLVDLLLKRIAHPDEELKQMNYTLPVKLIKSETTA, encoded by the coding sequence ATGGCAGCTAAATTAAGCGATGTTGCCAAAGAAGCAGGTTGTTCAGTTACTACGGTTTCACGTGTAATCAACAACCATGGCTATTTAAGTCAAAAAACCAAAGATAAAGTTTTTGCGGCAATGCGAAAGCTAAATTATCAACCCAATTCTGTTGCCCGCTCTCTTCAAGGTAAAAGAATGAATCTAGTTGGATTGATTTTCCCTGGTATTATTAATCCATTTTTTGCGGAACTAGTGCAAAACATCGAAGAAGAATTATTCAAAAAAGGCTACAAAGTTATCATGTGCAACGCTAGTCGTGATAAAGAAAAAGAGCATGAATATTTACGCATGCTCCAAGCCAATCAAGTTGATGGTATTATCGCAGGTGCACACAACTTGGGGATTGAAGAATATAAGCAATTAGGTTTGCCAATTGTTTCTTTTGACCGTAAATTATCTGATAATGTCCCTATCGTAAGTTGTGATAACTACCAAGGTATCAAATTAGCCATGCATGATTTAATTCAAGCCGGCTGTAAAAAGATTTACTTTTTGGGTAATGAACATAAAAAAGGCAATCCTACCGATGAACGATTGGATACCTATCTCGATGAAGTGAAAAAGCATGACTTAAAACCACATATTCGTTCTGTCGCTTTTTCTGATTCTTCTAACATTAAAAATATGCAAATTCATGACATGTTAGTTGAAAACCATCCTGATGGCGTAGTTTGCACTGACGATTTAACTGCTATCTTGGTTTTACAAGAAGCTAAAAAATTAGGTATTAAAGTCCCTAAGGAATTAAAAGTAATCGGCTTTGATGGCACTAAATTGATTCAGACTTATCATTCTGAATTAACCACCATCGCCCAACCTATTCACGATATTGCTACATTATTAGTGGATTTGCTTTTAAAGCGAATTGCACATCCCGACGAAGAGCTAAAGCAAATGAACTACACATTGCCTGTAAAACTAATTAAAAGTGAAACGACCGCATAA
- a CDS encoding sucrose-6-phosphate hydrolase, translated as MEWTREKRYLPYSKWDADTLLHLQAQAANSPYQMHYHLHPISGLINDPNGFSYFNGEYHLFYQSYPFGAVHGLKSWVHFKSSDLVNWESLGLAVEPDTMADSHGAYSGSAREIDGKLFLMYTGNHRDENWVRIPYQVGAWMDKNGKVADKTILFKNPDHITEHFRDPQILKQNDTYYAILGAQDKAEKHGHIDVWKSKDLKNWEELGFLDMGTDDLGYMIECPNIVRVDGHVVVIFCPQGLDKKIADYDDIYPNMYIIADDIDFKNHKLINPGKLHNLDKGFDVYATQAFNAPNGKVYEISWVGLPDTTYPTDNENWANCLSQVKKLSIKDGKLMQKPVSAMQELRYNEKEISDENKASQQYEAELTIKAGQKGSLYLAANDNLTSGLKLDFDTENGTLILDRSNAGQKVSVDYGETRQANFEANTDLKLNIFIDHSLIEIFVNHGEEVLTGRYFADQNNTKFAFAQKTHYNGKLWQMKTIL; from the coding sequence ATGGAATGGACAAGAGAAAAACGTTACTTACCTTATAGTAAATGGGATGCCGATACTTTACTTCATTTGCAAGCACAAGCAGCCAATTCCCCTTACCAAATGCACTATCACTTACATCCAATTTCTGGGTTAATCAACGATCCAAATGGTTTTTCTTACTTTAATGGTGAATATCATCTTTTCTATCAATCATATCCATTTGGTGCTGTTCACGGCTTAAAGTCATGGGTTCACTTTAAATCATCAGATTTAGTTAACTGGGAAAGCTTAGGCTTAGCTGTTGAACCCGATACAATGGCTGATTCTCACGGGGCATACTCAGGTTCTGCTCGTGAAATTGACGGCAAATTATTCCTAATGTACACAGGTAACCACCGCGATGAAAATTGGGTTCGCATCCCTTATCAAGTTGGTGCTTGGATGGACAAAAATGGGAAGGTTGCTGATAAAACTATCTTATTTAAGAATCCTGACCACATTACTGAACACTTCCGCGACCCACAAATTTTAAAGCAAAACGACACCTACTACGCTATTTTGGGTGCACAAGACAAAGCTGAAAAACATGGTCATATTGATGTGTGGAAATCAAAGGATTTAAAGAATTGGGAAGAACTAGGCTTCTTAGACATGGGCACAGATGACTTAGGTTACATGATCGAATGTCCTAACATTGTTAGAGTCGATGGCCACGTTGTTGTAATTTTCTGCCCTCAAGGCTTAGACAAGAAGATTGCCGACTACGATGACATTTACCCTAACATGTACATCATTGCCGACGACATTGATTTTAAAAATCATAAATTAATCAATCCTGGTAAATTGCACAATTTGGACAAAGGCTTCGACGTTTACGCTACCCAAGCATTTAACGCACCTAATGGCAAAGTCTATGAAATCAGCTGGGTTGGTTTACCAGATACCACTTACCCAACCGATAATGAAAACTGGGCCAACTGCCTTAGTCAAGTCAAAAAATTATCTATCAAAGATGGTAAGTTAATGCAAAAACCTGTTTCTGCTATGCAAGAACTTCGTTACAATGAAAAAGAAATTTCAGACGAAAACAAAGCTAGTCAACAATATGAAGCTGAACTCACAATTAAAGCTGGTCAAAAAGGCAGTCTTTACCTTGCCGCAAACGATAATTTAACTAGCGGCCTTAAACTTGATTTCGACACTGAAAACGGAACTTTAATTCTTGATCGTTCTAACGCTGGTCAAAAAGTTTCTGTCGATTATGGTGAAACTAGACAAGCTAACTTTGAAGCTAACACTGACTTAAAGTTAAACATCTTTATTGATCATTCATTAATTGAAATTTTCGTGAACCACGGCGAAGAAGTTTTAACCGGTCGTTATTTTGCAGATCAAAACAATACTAAATTCGCATTTGCACAAAAGACACACTATAATGGTAAATTATGGCAAATGAAAACTATTCTTTAG
- the frc gene encoding formyl-CoA transferase — MAEENKYAPLKGIKVVDRTQVQSGPSCTQLLAWLGADVIKIERPNTGDPTRNELLDIQDSWSLYYLQLNANKKSLTLNIKTDEGKKIMYDLIKKADVFVENIAPGSAERNGFGWEKLHAMNPKLIYASLKGFNKGSRFENVKAFEPVAQSAGGAASATGWNKGENNVPTQSAAALGDSNSGMHLTIGILAALLQREQTGEGTFVYQSMQDAVLNLCRIKLRDQIMLDNLGALPHYAVYPNYKWGKAIPRAENTEGGQVIGWTYKAKGWETDPNAYVYIVVQNSNKSWEAIANTMGHPKWITDERFQDWQHRQLNKEDLYKCIESYTKNYDKYELTKTLGKAGIPVGPVLDWHELENDPDLNSDGTIVTIDQGGNRGKFKTIGLPFTLSNYKPDYKRAPDLGENNKEILSSLGYDPDQIEKLTEEGVISKAKGPKNPRTEVIKGE; from the coding sequence ATGGCTGAAGAAAATAAATATGCACCTTTAAAAGGTATTAAGGTTGTTGACCGGACTCAAGTACAATCTGGTCCTTCATGTACTCAACTTTTAGCATGGCTCGGTGCTGACGTTATCAAGATTGAACGTCCCAACACTGGTGACCCAACTAGAAATGAATTGCTTGATATTCAAGATTCATGGAGTCTTTACTACTTGCAATTAAATGCTAACAAGAAGTCATTGACTTTGAATATCAAGACTGACGAAGGTAAAAAGATTATGTACGACTTAATCAAGAAGGCCGATGTCTTTGTTGAAAACATCGCTCCTGGTTCTGCCGAACGTAATGGCTTTGGTTGGGAAAAATTGCATGCAATGAACCCCAAGTTGATCTATGCTTCATTGAAGGGCTTTAACAAAGGCTCACGTTTTGAAAATGTTAAGGCATTTGAACCAGTTGCTCAATCTGCTGGTGGTGCTGCTTCTGCTACTGGTTGGAACAAGGGTGAAAACAATGTACCTACTCAATCAGCAGCTGCTTTAGGTGACTCCAACTCAGGAATGCACTTAACAATCGGTATTTTAGCTGCCCTTCTTCAACGTGAACAAACTGGTGAAGGTACTTTTGTATACCAATCAATGCAAGATGCTGTATTGAACCTTTGCCGTATCAAGTTACGTGACCAAATTATGTTGGACAATTTAGGTGCTTTACCTCACTACGCTGTTTACCCTAACTACAAATGGGGCAAAGCTATTCCTCGTGCTGAGAATACCGAAGGTGGTCAAGTTATTGGTTGGACTTACAAGGCTAAGGGCTGGGAAACTGATCCTAACGCTTACGTATACATTGTTGTTCAAAATAGTAACAAGAGCTGGGAAGCTATTGCCAACACAATGGGTCACCCAAAATGGATCACCGATGAACGCTTCCAAGATTGGCAACACCGTCAATTAAACAAAGAAGATCTTTACAAGTGTATTGAAAGCTACACCAAGAACTATGACAAGTATGAATTAACCAAGACTTTGGGTAAAGCTGGTATTCCAGTTGGTCCTGTTCTTGACTGGCACGAACTTGAAAATGATCCAGACTTGAACTCAGATGGTACAATTGTCACTATTGATCAAGGTGGCAATCGTGGCAAATTCAAGACTATTGGTTTACCATTTACTCTTTCTAACTACAAGCCTGATTACAAACGCGCTCCAGACCTTGGTGAAAACAACAAAGAAATCTTATCTTCACTTGGTTACGATCCAGATCAAATCGAAAAGTTAACTGAAGAAGGCGTAATTTCTAAGGCTAAAGGTCCTAAGAACCCACGCACTGAAGTTATCAAAGGTGAATAA
- a CDS encoding IS4 family transposase: MKSLHSNILKLMDSIINKIADNIHDFSVSDQAFTRCRKLNSTDLIKLILNMGAGSLNSEIFHAFPDINSRMTASAFEQQKAKLKPECFKEIMAELSQANNAPQLLDDKYLVVAIDGSDFDQPFNPKSKNIFQGKDGRKYCQIHVNAFYDVLNKLYLDMVIQPRQKMDEREAALTMIKKLAQQEKDFLVLMDRGYISFNLIENCNRLKHCHYVMRSKSGDGAFKEIVAMSNHEYDIDLSCRVTSSHYYYVTHKDTEKFLHLILHKKHHYKAVRSKNTRDQRWDFEDMCDVRFRVCKFRINPPGSDDEWEVLITNLDRNEYPLARMKEIYHLRWGIETSFRELKYDLSGIQFHSKKDQFVYMEIYAHFAMYNAVSLSIIASSKPYTQGKYQYQIDFKMACCIWRRYFSISDNSDKNFTQLLLDVAFYLTPIRPGRKDKRNLKVKLVVGFPYRLAA; encoded by the coding sequence ATGAAATCCCTTCACTCAAATATTTTAAAGCTGATGGATAGTATTATCAATAAAATCGCTGACAACATTCACGATTTCTCTGTATCTGATCAAGCTTTTACTCGCTGTCGTAAGCTCAATTCCACTGATTTGATTAAGTTAATTCTTAACATGGGAGCTGGCAGCCTGAATTCGGAAATTTTTCATGCTTTTCCTGACATAAATTCTAGAATGACTGCTTCGGCTTTTGAACAACAAAAGGCTAAATTAAAGCCTGAATGCTTTAAAGAAATTATGGCTGAGCTTAGTCAGGCAAACAATGCACCGCAATTACTAGATGACAAATACTTAGTTGTAGCGATTGATGGTTCCGATTTTGATCAGCCTTTTAATCCAAAATCAAAGAATATTTTTCAAGGCAAAGATGGTAGAAAATATTGCCAGATACATGTAAACGCTTTTTATGATGTTTTGAATAAATTATATTTAGACATGGTTATCCAACCTAGACAAAAAATGGATGAACGTGAGGCAGCTTTAACCATGATAAAGAAATTAGCCCAGCAAGAAAAAGATTTTCTAGTCCTGATGGATCGTGGCTACATTAGCTTTAATTTAATTGAAAATTGCAATCGATTAAAACATTGCCACTATGTTATGCGATCAAAATCCGGAGATGGTGCTTTTAAAGAAATTGTAGCTATGTCGAATCATGAATACGATATTGACTTATCATGCAGAGTAACTTCGTCACATTATTATTATGTCACCCATAAAGATACAGAAAAGTTTCTTCACCTGATTCTTCACAAAAAGCATCACTATAAAGCTGTTCGTTCTAAAAATACCAGAGATCAACGCTGGGATTTTGAGGATATGTGTGATGTTAGATTTAGAGTTTGTAAGTTTAGAATCAATCCACCAGGTTCAGACGATGAGTGGGAAGTCCTCATCACCAATTTAGATCGAAATGAATATCCTCTAGCTAGAATGAAAGAGATCTATCATCTTCGCTGGGGAATAGAAACTTCTTTTAGGGAGCTTAAATATGACTTAAGCGGCATACAGTTTCATTCTAAAAAAGATCAATTTGTTTATATGGAAATATACGCCCATTTTGCAATGTATAATGCCGTGAGTTTATCAATAATTGCGAGCTCAAAACCGTATACTCAGGGAAAATATCAATATCAAATAGATTTTAAAATGGCCTGTTGTATCTGGCGACGATATTTTAGTATAAGTGATAATTCAGATAAAAACTTCACACAATTACTGCTAGATGTGGCATTTTATTTAACGCCCATTCGACCAGGAAGAAAAGATAAACGAAATCTAAAAGTTAAATTAGTAGTTGGCTTTCCTTATCGTCTAGCAGCTTGA
- a CDS encoding helix-turn-helix domain-containing protein produces MTIGDALRKERENLDLTQKEMVEGTSISVSHYSKIENDIQDIKAKDLFELLDARKIDVNNFRKKIIDKKRNSLNELADQLTKAFYKPDIKLAKAVKEQLADFSDAEELQIRAELVVAVLTNNLKETKQELSAKLINYFERDATWMDDPDMLRIIGNSTRVIDFNFLATLMNKLLVKYQKIDQYPLDTQKRIGNIFVNYLHVLYDYRAKRMARKYINFLQNLPGIPELTLDKLMGDYYDAVFFKNEKELAQTLSVLKRVVPKIVSGLPEK; encoded by the coding sequence ATGACGATTGGTGATGCTTTAAGAAAAGAAAGAGAAAACTTGGATTTGACGCAAAAAGAAATGGTGGAAGGAACATCTATTTCTGTATCTCATTATTCTAAGATTGAAAATGATATTCAGGACATAAAGGCAAAAGACTTATTTGAATTATTAGATGCTAGAAAAATCGATGTTAATAATTTTAGAAAAAAGATTATTGATAAAAAACGGAATAGTTTAAATGAACTAGCAGATCAGTTAACTAAAGCTTTTTATAAGCCAGATATTAAATTGGCTAAGGCAGTAAAAGAACAATTAGCCGATTTTTCTGATGCGGAAGAGTTACAAATTCGGGCTGAATTAGTAGTTGCAGTTTTGACTAATAATTTAAAAGAAACCAAGCAAGAACTAAGCGCAAAGTTAATTAATTATTTTGAAAGGGATGCTACCTGGATGGATGATCCAGATATGTTGAGAATTATTGGAAATTCTACTAGAGTAATTGATTTTAACTTCTTAGCTACCTTGATGAATAAATTGTTGGTGAAATATCAAAAGATAGATCAATATCCATTAGATACACAAAAGCGTATTGGCAATATTTTCGTTAATTATTTGCATGTTTTATATGATTATCGTGCTAAAAGAATGGCTCGAAAATATATCAATTTTTTACAAAATTTACCGGGAATTCCTGAATTGACCTTAGATAAGCTGATGGGTGATTATTATGATGCTGTTTTTTTCAAGAATGAAAAGGAATTGGCACAAACTTTAAGCGTATTAAAACGAGTTGTCCCTAAGATAGTAAGTGGACTACCAGAGAAATAG
- a CDS encoding redox-sensing transcriptional repressor Rex, whose translation MEKIKIPKATAKRLPLYYRYLLILNEEGKDKVSSTELSEAVQVDSASIRRDFSYFGALGKRGYGYDVKNLLTFFKKILNQDTLTNVALIGVGNLGRALLNYNFKRSNNIRISCAFDINKEITGRILSGVPVYDMDDLKQQLSDQQISIAILTVPSTAAQKTTDEMVDAGVKGIMNFTPIRLSAPANVRVQNVDLATELQTLIYFLDSDKEN comes from the coding sequence ATGGAAAAAATAAAGATTCCAAAGGCAACAGCCAAAAGATTACCATTATATTACCGTTATTTGCTGATTTTGAATGAAGAAGGCAAAGATAAGGTTTCATCAACTGAATTGTCAGAAGCTGTTCAAGTTGATAGTGCCTCAATTAGAAGAGACTTTTCTTATTTTGGCGCATTAGGTAAACGTGGATATGGCTACGACGTTAAGAACTTGCTTACATTCTTCAAGAAGATTTTGAATCAAGACACATTGACTAATGTTGCCTTGATCGGTGTAGGTAACTTGGGACGTGCCTTGTTAAATTACAACTTTAAACGTAGTAACAATATTAGAATTTCATGTGCTTTTGATATTAATAAGGAAATCACTGGTCGTATTTTAAGCGGTGTTCCCGTTTATGACATGGACGATTTAAAGCAACAATTGAGTGACCAACAAATTTCAATTGCAATTTTAACCGTTCCTTCAACTGCAGCGCAAAAGACAACTGATGAAATGGTAGATGCTGGTGTAAAGGGAATTATGAACTTTACTCCAATTAGATTGTCTGCTCCAGCTAATGTCCGTGTACAAAACGTAGATTTAGCCACTGAATTACAAACACTGATCTACTTCTTAGACAGCGATAAAGAAAATTAA
- a CDS encoding SLAP domain-containing protein — protein sequence MKHSKKYLNFYIAVLMVVSFLCFFSQNTSAATYTGTLNHNTYVYDKSGKRKTSYKKLFKGEKVTLVGNLTSKTVTNPYTSMPYTRSQYDGLPVNAPFYFFVNDYGQPKKMCYVSYRMIKKQPYYNMGQGNYVKAANVGHIGKYAVYATELTLTVKRDAHLYNYAGNPISQMVKKGQKVRVDALLNLKNYNVSSRVYCFYRIKGTQTYIYANDTKRPRIDLQFAETIENRQKEQDRLHSKN from the coding sequence ATGAAACATTCTAAAAAGTATTTGAACTTTTACATTGCGGTACTTATGGTGGTGAGCTTCCTCTGTTTCTTCTCACAAAATACATCAGCTGCAACTTATACTGGTACATTGAATCATAATACTTATGTATATGATAAAAGTGGTAAACGTAAGACTTCCTACAAGAAATTGTTTAAGGGAGAAAAAGTTACGTTAGTTGGTAACTTAACATCTAAAACGGTAACTAATCCATATACTAGTATGCCTTATACTAGAAGCCAGTATGATGGACTTCCGGTTAATGCACCATTCTACTTTTTTGTAAACGATTATGGTCAACCAAAAAAGATGTGTTATGTTTCATATCGCATGATTAAAAAGCAGCCATACTATAACATGGGGCAAGGTAATTATGTTAAAGCAGCCAATGTGGGCCATATAGGTAAATACGCAGTTTACGCTACAGAATTAACTTTGACTGTTAAGCGTGATGCTCATCTGTATAATTATGCGGGTAATCCAATTTCTCAGATGGTTAAAAAGGGGCAAAAAGTCAGAGTTGATGCTTTACTCAATTTGAAAAACTATAATGTTTCTAGCAGGGTTTATTGCTTCTACCGGATCAAAGGAACACAAACTTATATCTATGCAAATGATACAAAACGTCCAAGAATTGATTTGCAGTTTGCGGAAACTATAGAGAATAGACAAAAAGAACAGGATAGGCTACACAGTAAAAACTAA
- a CDS encoding helveticin J family class III bacteriocin, translating into MVSIKGVRKEGRYRYGYIGNTSNFYNYWFDVACVKLEGRIIMIEAQVQLLHTLKMPYARVVQKGNIGETYVYALQMYKNQTLVSRIRNDQEYLSFPSPQTWLTGTASGHTQTWEYATKNNWFVGVKPNERVTEGIKWSTQIARMKFGESYDKNTQLPRLSQLVEATDANWHGQHLLRVEAAATPNYDKLLIAGIWNNYSGHFALYNLDSINSKLNSYGTTPVPINVFDKEKNAFHIDNFFNGGSGDTYIDSVQGFDIDNNWNIYVTCQKSTTIESDIHPKIVKIPWGSSSNNNGQAFSLNGIVDNNYYTELESIQITGTGNVYVTASYHDKYDANNTVVESRIYQVFGIL; encoded by the coding sequence ATGGTTAGTATCAAAGGTGTGAGAAAAGAAGGAAGGTATAGATATGGATATATTGGTAACACCAGTAATTTCTACAATTATTGGTTTGATGTGGCTTGTGTAAAACTGGAAGGAAGAATTATTATGATTGAAGCACAAGTACAATTATTACACACTTTGAAGATGCCGTATGCTAGAGTGGTACAAAAAGGAAACATTGGTGAAACGTATGTGTACGCTTTACAGATGTATAAAAATCAAACTTTAGTAAGTAGAATTCGAAATGATCAAGAATACTTAAGTTTCCCGTCACCTCAAACTTGGTTGACAGGTACTGCGAGTGGTCATACTCAGACATGGGAATATGCTACAAAAAATAATTGGTTTGTGGGTGTGAAGCCTAATGAACGAGTTACTGAGGGAATTAAATGGAGTACTCAGATTGCTCGAATGAAATTTGGAGAGAGTTATGACAAAAATACTCAATTACCTCGGTTATCTCAGTTAGTTGAAGCAACAGATGCCAATTGGCATGGTCAACACTTATTGAGAGTAGAAGCCGCAGCAACTCCTAATTATGATAAGTTACTGATCGCAGGTATTTGGAATAATTATTCAGGTCATTTTGCTTTGTATAATTTAGATTCAATTAATAGTAAATTGAATTCTTATGGTACAACACCAGTTCCAATAAATGTATTTGATAAAGAGAAGAATGCATTTCACATTGATAACTTTTTTAATGGCGGCAGTGGAGATACGTATATCGATTCTGTACAAGGATTTGATATCGATAATAACTGGAATATTTATGTTACTTGTCAAAAATCTACCACTATAGAAAGTGACATTCATCCTAAGATTGTAAAAATTCCGTGGGGATCTTCGTCTAATAATAATGGTCAAGCCTTCTCATTAAATGGTATAGTAGATAATAATTATTATACAGAGTTAGAAAGTATTCAAATTACTGGAACTGGAAACGTATATGTGACAGCATCGTACCATGATAAATATGATGCTAATAACACAGTTGTAGAAAGTAGAATATATCAAGTGTTTGGTATCTTATAA
- a CDS encoding ABC-F family ATP-binding cassette domain-containing protein: MIIAQGHDLEQQFGANTLFKNVTFSIDSNARIGLVGPNGVGKTTLLKIMTGEQEPTRGEFTVNKGIDVGYIAQENALDEDKTIWDEMESVFAPLIKEGKVLTNMQQQIADHPEDQDLLKQYDQKQFNFEQKGGYTYQSDIKSILNGFKFPEDTWQKRIGSLSGGEKTRLAFVKLLLRKPALLLLDEPTNYLDLDTLDWLEGFLKNYSGAILVVSHDQYFLDHLATQIFELQFGKLTTFKGNYSAYVMQREQRDKDQEAAYEKQQAEIKKDEEFIQKNLVRATTTKRAQSRRKKLEKIDRIKPPKHKNKVRIHFSSERPSGKEVLIFNDLTIGYPEKTMVSDISFQVNKGDRVAVIGPNGIGKSTLLKTIMKQLKPKGGSIKYGASLDIGYYDQELQGLDPSKTVLDTVWDRHKTMPERDVRSILASFLFTAKDIDKTVGQLSGGQKARLTLTVLSLEHDNFLLMDEPTNHLDIEAKEVLEKALKDFDGTLLFVSHDRYFINQLANKIVSVRDGHAKIYNGNYSYYLDEKAKQANATASATEDAEPVKAVSEQKLSYQEQKQRDSQKRKLQRAIDQAEKEIEDLEAKEKDIQNEMANPEIASNFDKLGPLQEQLDEIQKQLDTANNNWGKAIEELDNFE; this comes from the coding sequence ATGATTATTGCACAAGGACACGATTTAGAACAACAATTTGGTGCCAACACGTTATTTAAGAATGTTACTTTTTCAATCGATTCAAATGCAAGAATCGGCTTAGTTGGCCCTAATGGGGTTGGTAAAACTACCCTATTAAAAATTATGACAGGCGAACAAGAACCTACTCGTGGTGAATTTACCGTTAATAAAGGTATTGATGTAGGTTATATCGCCCAGGAAAATGCTTTAGACGAAGACAAAACTATCTGGGATGAAATGGAATCCGTTTTTGCTCCTTTAATCAAAGAAGGCAAAGTATTAACCAACATGCAGCAACAAATTGCAGACCATCCTGAAGATCAGGACTTACTAAAGCAATATGACCAAAAGCAGTTCAATTTTGAACAAAAAGGTGGCTATACTTACCAATCAGATATCAAGAGTATCCTTAACGGCTTTAAGTTTCCTGAAGATACTTGGCAAAAACGCATTGGTAGTTTATCTGGTGGTGAAAAAACCAGATTAGCCTTCGTTAAGTTGCTTTTGCGTAAGCCTGCCTTGCTCTTACTAGACGAACCAACCAACTATTTGGACCTAGATACGCTTGATTGGCTGGAAGGCTTTTTAAAGAACTACAGCGGCGCCATTTTAGTAGTATCCCACGACCAATACTTTTTGGATCATTTGGCAACACAAATTTTTGAGTTGCAATTTGGTAAGCTGACTACTTTTAAAGGTAATTATTCTGCCTACGTAATGCAGCGTGAACAACGTGATAAAGATCAAGAAGCTGCTTACGAAAAACAACAAGCTGAAATCAAGAAAGATGAAGAGTTCATTCAAAAGAACTTGGTTCGTGCCACAACTACTAAGAGAGCACAAAGTCGCCGCAAGAAGCTAGAAAAGATCGATCGCATCAAGCCGCCTAAGCATAAGAACAAGGTGCGTATTCACTTTAGTAGCGAACGTCCATCTGGTAAGGAAGTTTTAATCTTTAATGATTTAACTATTGGCTATCCTGAAAAAACGATGGTGAGTGACATCTCCTTCCAAGTAAATAAAGGTGATCGTGTCGCCGTCATCGGTCCTAACGGAATCGGCAAATCTACTTTACTGAAGACAATTATGAAGCAGCTGAAGCCAAAAGGCGGTTCAATCAAGTATGGTGCTTCGTTAGACATTGGTTACTACGACCAGGAATTGCAAGGACTCGATCCATCTAAGACTGTTTTGGACACCGTTTGGGATCGTCATAAGACTATGCCAGAACGTGACGTTCGTTCAATTTTGGCCAGTTTCTTATTTACGGCTAAAGATATCGATAAAACAGTTGGACAATTATCTGGTGGTCAAAAGGCGCGTTTAACTTTAACTGTCTTGTCACTTGAACATGACAATTTCTTACTAATGGACGAACCAACCAACCACTTGGATATTGAAGCTAAAGAAGTACTTGAAAAAGCATTGAAGGACTTTGATGGTACTTTGCTCTTTGTATCCCACGACCGTTACTTCATTAACCAACTTGCCAATAAGATCGTTTCAGTTAGAGATGGTCATGCCAAGATTTATAATGGTAACTATTCTTACTACCTTGATGAAAAAGCAAAGCAAGCTAATGCCACAGCTAGCGCAACTGAAGATGCGGAACCTGTAAAGGCAGTTAGTGAACAAAAGCTTTCTTACCAGGAACAAAAACAGCGTGATTCGCAAAAGAGAAAATTGCAACGAGCAATCGATCAAGCGGAAAAAGAAATCGAAGACTTAGAAGCTAAAGAAAAAGATATTCAAAACGAAATGGCTAACCCAGAGATTGCTTCTAACTTTGATAAATTGGGACCTCTTCAAGAACAACTAGACGAGATTCAAAAGCAACTAGATACTGCTAACAACAACTGGGGAAAGGCTATCGAAGAACTAGATAACTTTGAATAA